In Bacillus sp. NP247, one DNA window encodes the following:
- the pcrA gene encoding DNA helicase PcrA, translating into MSTTDRLLNGLNPQQQKAVQTTNGPLLLMAGAGSGKTRVLTHRIAYLLGEKGVAPWNALAITFTNKAAREMRERIDTLVGPEAEDIWISTFHSMCVRILRRDIDRIGINRNFTILDSGDQLTVVKKIMKERNIDPKKFEPRSILAGISNAKNELLSADKYAKKITIADPYEKLTSDVYTEYQKRLLKNNSLDFDDLIMTTIQLFERVPEVLEFYQRKFQYIHVDEYQDTNKAQYLLVKHLAARFKNLCVVGDSDQSIYRWRGADISNILSFEKDYENAQVILLEQNYRSSQNILNAANAVIEKNSNRKPKKLWTDNQVGSKISYYRAATEKDEAYFVAKKIRDDIQMGKRKYTDFAVLYRTNAQSRMVEEIFLKSNIPYKIVGGTKFYDRKEIKDILAYLRLIGNPDDEISFARIINMPKRGIGATSIDKIINYGVQNGISLTAVFDEIEHVGVSAKITKAVKEFAGLLHNWVNMQEYLSVTELVEEVIEKTGYRDMLKNERTLEAEGRLENLDEFLSVTQTFESQSEDKSLVAFLTDLALVADIDRVDEDPTAGEEVILMTMHSAKGLEFPVVFIVGLEEGIFPHTRSLMEEDEMQEERRLAYVGITRAEEELYLSNAQMRTLFGRTSMNAASRFITEIPAELVESLNETAPKRETSFGAKGRTASTSKATTTTRSRSAFVRPAVKTTGGEQIGWAVGDKASHQKWGVGTVVSVKGEGDSKELDIAFPSPIGVKRLLAKFAPVTKQ; encoded by the coding sequence ATGAGTACGACAGATAGGTTATTAAATGGTTTAAATCCACAGCAACAAAAAGCAGTACAAACAACAAATGGACCACTTCTATTAATGGCAGGCGCAGGTAGTGGGAAAACACGTGTGTTAACACATCGTATTGCGTATTTACTTGGTGAAAAAGGTGTAGCACCATGGAATGCACTAGCTATTACCTTTACAAATAAAGCAGCTCGTGAAATGCGCGAGCGTATTGATACACTTGTCGGACCAGAAGCAGAAGATATTTGGATTTCTACGTTCCACTCTATGTGTGTACGTATTTTACGACGTGATATCGATCGTATTGGTATTAATCGTAACTTTACAATCTTAGATTCAGGCGATCAGTTAACTGTAGTCAAAAAAATTATGAAAGAGCGCAATATTGATCCGAAGAAATTTGAGCCGCGCTCTATTTTAGCCGGTATTAGTAATGCGAAAAATGAACTGTTATCTGCAGATAAATATGCAAAAAAAATTACAATCGCTGACCCATATGAAAAATTAACGAGCGATGTATATACAGAATATCAAAAACGTCTTTTGAAAAATAACTCATTAGACTTTGATGATTTAATTATGACAACGATTCAGCTATTTGAACGTGTTCCAGAAGTACTAGAGTTTTATCAGCGTAAGTTCCAATATATTCACGTTGATGAGTATCAAGATACGAACAAAGCGCAGTACCTTCTTGTTAAACATTTAGCAGCGCGTTTTAAAAATCTTTGCGTTGTAGGTGATTCTGATCAGTCTATTTACCGCTGGCGCGGGGCTGACATTTCTAACATTTTGTCATTCGAAAAAGACTATGAGAATGCGCAAGTTATCCTGTTAGAACAAAATTATCGTTCGTCACAAAATATTTTAAATGCAGCGAATGCTGTTATTGAAAAAAATTCAAACCGTAAACCGAAAAAATTATGGACAGACAATCAAGTTGGAAGCAAAATCTCGTATTACCGTGCTGCAACGGAAAAAGACGAAGCATATTTTGTTGCGAAAAAAATTCGTGACGATATTCAAATGGGAAAACGAAAATATACTGATTTTGCAGTGTTATATCGTACAAATGCTCAGTCTCGTATGGTCGAGGAGATTTTCCTGAAATCTAATATTCCTTACAAAATTGTCGGCGGTACTAAGTTCTACGACCGTAAAGAGATTAAAGATATTTTGGCTTACTTACGTTTAATTGGGAATCCAGATGATGAAATTAGTTTCGCGCGTATTATTAACATGCCGAAGCGCGGAATTGGTGCGACTTCTATCGATAAAATTATTAATTACGGTGTACAAAATGGAATTTCATTAACTGCTGTATTTGATGAGATTGAGCATGTTGGTGTAAGTGCGAAAATTACAAAGGCAGTAAAAGAATTCGCAGGTTTATTACACAACTGGGTAAATATGCAAGAGTATTTATCTGTTACAGAGCTAGTAGAAGAAGTTATTGAAAAAACAGGCTATCGCGACATGCTGAAAAATGAGCGTACTTTAGAAGCAGAAGGTCGTCTAGAGAACTTAGACGAGTTTCTATCTGTTACGCAAACATTCGAATCTCAAAGTGAAGATAAGAGCCTTGTTGCATTCTTAACAGACTTAGCTCTTGTTGCGGATATTGATCGTGTAGATGAAGATCCGACTGCTGGTGAAGAAGTTATTTTAATGACGATGCACTCAGCAAAAGGATTAGAGTTCCCAGTTGTCTTTATTGTTGGCTTAGAGGAGGGGATATTCCCGCATACTCGTTCTCTTATGGAAGAGGATGAAATGCAAGAAGAGCGTCGTCTTGCCTATGTAGGTATTACTCGTGCAGAAGAAGAGCTATACTTATCCAATGCTCAAATGCGTACTTTATTTGGTAGAACAAGTATGAATGCAGCATCTCGATTTATTACAGAAATTCCGGCAGAATTAGTAGAATCATTAAACGAAACAGCACCGAAGCGTGAAACTTCGTTTGGTGCAAAAGGAAGAACGGCAAGTACAAGTAAAGCTACAACTACAACACGTTCTCGTTCAGCTTTCGTGCGTCCGGCTGTTAAGACAACAGGTGGCGAGCAAATTGGCTGGGCAGTAGGCGATAAAGCTTCCCACCAAAAGTGGGGAGTCGGTACAGTTGTAAGTGTAAAAGGTGAAGGCGATTCAAAAGAATTAGACATTGCGTTCCCAAGCCCAATTGGTGTTAAACGTTTATTAGCAAAATTTGCACCTGTGACGAAACAATAG
- the ligA gene encoding NAD-dependent DNA ligase LigA, giving the protein MSNEIAKKRIEELRDLLNTFNYQYHVLDNPSVSDAEYDRDMQELMKLEAENPEFVTEDSPSIRVGGAVLDIFEKVMHKSPMLSLGNAFNEGDLRDFDRRVRQGIDDANVRYICELKIDGLAVSLHYEKGRFIQGATRGDGVTGEDITQNLKTIKAIPLRLNEEVTLEARGEAYMPKRSFVKLNEAKEQNGEDVFANPRNAAAGSIRQLDPKIAAKRNLSMFVYGLANVEEKTIPSHSESLDFLGELGFKTNPNRRTCETIEDVIAYVEEWQEKRPHLDYEIDGIVIKVDDVAIQESLGTTAKSPRWAIAYKFPAEEVVTRLTGIELSVGRTGVVTPTAELEPVRVAGTIVRRASLHNEDLIREKDIRIGDYVVVKKAGDIIPEVVNVIFDKRTGEEEEYHMPTHCPACESELVRLEEEVALRCINPTCPAQIREGLIHFVSRNAMNIDGLGERVITQLFDADYIRTFADLYSLTKEQLLQLERFGEKSATNLVQAIENSKENSLERLLFGLGIRHVGAKAARTFAEHFETMDELVKATEEELKTINEIGGKMAQSVVTYFDNEDVLELLQQFKEYGVNMAYKGIKIADLQNVESYFAGKTVVLTGKLEVMGRSEAKKKIEALGGKVTGSVSKSTDLVVAGEAAGSKLAQAEKHNVEVWNEERFLQELNK; this is encoded by the coding sequence ATGTCAAATGAGATAGCCAAAAAACGTATAGAAGAACTGCGTGATTTGTTAAATACATTTAACTATCAATATCACGTATTAGACAATCCTTCTGTTTCTGATGCGGAATATGACCGTGATATGCAGGAGCTTATGAAATTAGAAGCAGAGAACCCTGAATTTGTAACGGAAGACTCCCCCTCTATTCGAGTTGGGGGAGCTGTACTTGATATATTTGAAAAGGTAATGCATAAATCACCGATGTTAAGTTTAGGTAACGCATTTAATGAAGGAGATTTGCGTGATTTTGACCGAAGAGTACGTCAAGGAATTGATGATGCGAATGTAAGATATATATGCGAATTAAAAATTGACGGACTTGCTGTTTCACTTCATTATGAAAAAGGACGCTTTATTCAAGGTGCAACACGTGGTGATGGTGTAACGGGTGAAGATATTACCCAAAACTTGAAAACGATTAAAGCAATTCCACTTCGATTAAATGAAGAAGTAACGCTAGAAGCGCGAGGCGAGGCTTACATGCCGAAGCGTTCATTCGTTAAATTAAATGAGGCAAAAGAGCAAAATGGTGAAGATGTATTTGCGAACCCACGTAATGCGGCAGCAGGATCGATACGCCAACTTGATCCGAAAATTGCAGCGAAGCGTAACTTATCTATGTTTGTGTATGGTCTTGCTAATGTAGAAGAAAAAACAATTCCATCCCACAGTGAATCACTGGATTTCTTAGGTGAGCTTGGATTTAAGACGAATCCAAATCGTCGTACATGTGAAACAATTGAAGACGTAATAGCCTATGTAGAAGAGTGGCAAGAAAAACGCCCGCATCTTGATTATGAGATTGACGGAATCGTTATAAAAGTAGACGATGTTGCTATTCAAGAAAGCTTAGGAACTACAGCAAAGAGTCCAAGATGGGCAATAGCTTATAAATTCCCAGCTGAAGAAGTTGTGACGAGATTAACAGGGATTGAATTAAGTGTCGGCCGCACAGGGGTTGTAACACCAACTGCGGAGCTCGAGCCAGTTAGAGTGGCTGGTACTATCGTTCGTCGTGCTTCTTTACATAACGAAGATTTAATTCGTGAAAAGGATATTCGAATTGGTGACTACGTTGTTGTGAAAAAGGCTGGAGATATCATTCCTGAAGTTGTTAACGTTATTTTTGATAAGCGTACTGGTGAGGAAGAAGAATATCATATGCCAACGCATTGTCCAGCATGTGAGAGTGAACTTGTTCGTTTAGAAGAAGAAGTAGCACTTCGATGTATAAATCCGACTTGCCCAGCTCAAATTCGTGAAGGATTAATCCATTTCGTTTCAAGAAATGCAATGAATATTGATGGACTTGGAGAACGTGTAATTACACAACTCTTTGATGCGGATTATATTCGTACGTTTGCTGATTTATATTCATTGACGAAAGAGCAATTATTACAATTAGAACGTTTCGGTGAAAAATCAGCAACAAATTTAGTACAAGCGATTGAGAATTCTAAGGAAAACTCATTAGAGCGATTATTATTCGGTCTTGGTATTCGCCACGTCGGTGCGAAAGCCGCACGTACATTTGCTGAGCATTTCGAAACGATGGATGAGCTTGTGAAAGCAACGGAAGAAGAACTAAAAACAATTAACGAAATTGGTGGAAAAATGGCTCAATCCGTTGTAACGTATTTCGATAATGAAGATGTATTAGAGCTATTACAACAATTTAAAGAGTATGGCGTGAACATGGCATACAAAGGTATAAAAATTGCTGATTTACAAAATGTTGAATCGTACTTCGCAGGAAAAACTGTCGTCTTAACAGGGAAATTAGAAGTTATGGGCCGCAGTGAAGCGAAGAAGAAGATTGAGGCATTAGGTGGAAAAGTAACAGGAAGTGTTAGTAAAAGTACGGATTTAGTTGTTGCTGGTGAAGCTGCTGGTTCGAAATTAGCGCAAGCAGAGAAGCACAATGTTGAAGTTTGGAATGAAGAGAGGTTCTTACAAGAGCTGAATAAGTAA
- a CDS encoding SPFH domain-containing protein, translated as MKEKQVFYVNGFLGIIGILILAAIGVFFLVQEVFIVAALTIILAAVLATGIGIVQPNQAKVITFFGSYLGTIRQNGLFLTIPFAFRQTVSLRVENFNSKKLKVNDVEGNPIEIAAVIVYKVVDSAKAMFGVEHYDRFVEIQSETAIRHVATKYPYDNFQDETCITLRGNTEEISEELKRELEARLEIAGVEVLETRLTHLAYATEIAHAMLQRQQAKAVLAARKEIVEGAVKMAKDSIHMLDEEGVLELDDERKANMVNNLLVAIVSDKGAQPVINTGSLY; from the coding sequence ATGAAAGAAAAACAAGTTTTTTATGTAAATGGTTTTCTCGGTATTATCGGGATTTTAATTTTAGCCGCTATCGGCGTGTTTTTCCTTGTGCAAGAAGTTTTTATAGTAGCAGCATTAACTATTATTTTAGCCGCAGTTCTCGCTACAGGTATTGGTATTGTTCAACCAAACCAAGCAAAAGTAATTACGTTTTTCGGTAGTTATTTAGGAACAATTCGTCAAAATGGTTTATTTTTAACAATTCCATTCGCGTTTCGTCAAACTGTATCTTTACGTGTTGAAAACTTTAACAGTAAGAAATTAAAAGTAAACGATGTTGAGGGCAATCCAATTGAAATTGCAGCCGTTATCGTATATAAAGTTGTTGATTCCGCAAAAGCAATGTTTGGTGTTGAGCATTACGATCGATTCGTAGAAATTCAAAGTGAAACAGCAATCCGCCACGTTGCTACAAAATATCCTTATGATAATTTCCAAGATGAAACTTGCATCACGTTACGAGGAAATACTGAAGAAATCTCTGAAGAATTAAAGCGTGAATTAGAAGCACGACTTGAAATCGCTGGCGTAGAAGTATTAGAAACTCGTTTAACACATTTAGCTTACGCAACAGAAATTGCCCATGCAATGTTGCAACGTCAACAAGCAAAAGCCGTATTAGCTGCTAGAAAAGAGATTGTTGAAGGTGCTGTGAAGATGGCCAAAGATTCAATCCATATGTTAGATGAAGAAGGCGTACTGGAACTCGATGACGAGCGTAAAGCAAATATGGTGAACAACTTATTAGTTGCCATCGTTTCAGATAAAGGTGCGCAACCAGTTATTAATACAGGAAGCCTATACTAA
- a CDS encoding heptaprenylglyceryl phosphate synthase: MYDISKWKHVFKLDPNKELSDEHLEMICESGTDAVIVGGSDGVTIDNVLHMLVSIRRYAVPCVLEVSDVEAITPGFDFYYIPSVLNSRKVEWVTGVHHEALKEFGDIMDWDEIYMEGYCVLNPEAKVAQLTDANCNLTEDDVIAYARLADKLLHLPIFYLEYSGTYGDIELVKNVKAELKQAKLYYGGGISNAEQAKEMAQYADTVVVGNVIYDDIKLALKTVKAVKGE, from the coding sequence ATGTACGATATTTCCAAATGGAAACATGTATTTAAGCTTGATCCAAATAAGGAGTTAAGTGACGAACATTTAGAAATGATTTGTGAATCAGGAACGGATGCTGTTATTGTAGGCGGAAGTGATGGAGTTACAATTGATAACGTATTACACATGCTAGTTAGCATTCGTAGATATGCAGTTCCTTGTGTGTTAGAGGTTTCTGATGTGGAAGCAATTACACCAGGATTTGATTTTTATTACATCCCAAGTGTTTTAAATAGCCGAAAAGTAGAATGGGTAACAGGTGTTCATCATGAGGCATTGAAAGAATTTGGGGATATTATGGACTGGGACGAAATTTACATGGAAGGATATTGTGTTTTAAATCCAGAAGCGAAAGTAGCCCAGCTTACAGATGCAAACTGTAATTTAACAGAAGATGACGTTATTGCATATGCACGTTTAGCAGACAAACTATTACATTTACCTATATTCTATTTAGAATATAGCGGGACGTATGGAGATATTGAACTTGTTAAAAATGTAAAAGCAGAATTGAAACAAGCTAAGCTATATTATGGCGGTGGTATTTCTAATGCAGAACAAGCGAAAGAAATGGCACAGTATGCTGATACAGTAGTTGTTGGAAATGTTATTTATGATGATATAAAATTGGCGTTAAAAACAGTTAAAGCAGTAAAAGGAGAGTAG
- a CDS encoding DUF2892 domain-containing protein, with protein sequence MKQNIGTINALIRITLGLILFGCSTAKLVRKPWCTWSKVLLWIGAMKIAEGIVRFCPIAEVCKFGKYMSIGAFKIPSMNFTEKGHNKEEVNPASSHDKPKSKSDGSYDTSDKEIESAIEELILAKPL encoded by the coding sequence ATGAAGCAAAACATTGGTACAATCAATGCTCTAATTCGAATTACACTCGGACTTATCCTCTTCGGTTGTAGTACAGCTAAACTCGTACGCAAACCGTGGTGCACTTGGTCTAAAGTTTTACTATGGATTGGTGCAATGAAAATTGCAGAGGGGATTGTTCGTTTCTGTCCTATTGCTGAAGTATGTAAATTTGGAAAATATATGAGTATCGGCGCATTTAAAATACCAAGCATGAATTTTACTGAAAAAGGACATAATAAAGAAGAAGTTAATCCAGCTTCCAGTCATGACAAGCCAAAGTCAAAGTCAGATGGAAGTTACGACACTTCTGACAAAGAGATTGAGTCAGCGATTGAAGAATTGATCCTGGCAAAACCGCTTTGA